The nucleotide sequence tggattggtcactgttggaaacaggatgctgagcttgatggatccttggtctgacccgtatggaatgttcttatttTAGTTTGCAATGTTAACTATTCAATGTTAACTagtgttcaaattgtaaagttttattgtaactgcacccctgtttcttgtgaaccagcatgatgggaccactgtcttgaatgttggtatataaaaaaaacttaaataaaaaaacttaaaaaataaactatttatGGTATACTGGAAGGAGAACCATTTGAGAAAAGTAAGAATGTGGGCTCTGCTGAAATTTATCAAAATGAAATAGATCAAGCACACTTGAGTACATCAAGTTCatcatgaaaatgtggcagacaACATTTCACCTGAGGATGGCCAACCTGTCCTCTCCAATATTAAGATCCAGCGAGGAATATTCCAGGCAGATTCCCTGTTACTGCTTTTGTATTATCTGGCATTAAACCCACTGAGTGCTCTCATTAACTCCTTGAGTTATGGAATTTGCTTTAATCGTAGAGCAACCAATCCCCTACAGAAGGTTTCCCATTTACTATTTGTCAATGATTTAAACTCTACAGTTCTTGTGATGATCATTTAGCACAACTCGAAAGCTTCTTACAATGCTTATCCCCTTGATTACAGATCAACAAACTCAGTACTCAGTCAGGTTAGAAGCATTTAGTCTGCAAAATTAGACAGAGTATCGGGAAGGAGGGACAAATGACCTGACAGTCACTGTTGGAGATCCTTCAGTTTTCTGCTTGCACAAAAGCTGCTTATATAGAAAATTTCTCTCTTTGTTTATCAGTTTCCTCTTATCTCAGCATCATGACAGTTGGTTCTGTTTCTTTTCATCTTGGCCcacaattaccccaatattagtATCTGTTCTGCTCCCACAGGCTATTTCTCTTCTGTCTGAGTTTCAGTCTTACCACGAGGGCAATGGTTTCAATGAGTCTCTTTTGTCTGCTTCTTAGATCTCCCCGCTggcaatgtttctttttctgatatgGATCATGAGCACCACAGCTTCAGCTCTGTGCGCACACATTATGTCTGCTAGAGCTGTCTCTCGTTCTGCAGATATACAGACTCCATGTGCTGAACAGTTTCTCAGGAAAATCAAgcaaactgaaaacatctccctGATTGATGATTCCAATATAGGAGAAGTGGAGCAGGAGAGTGCatataaatatctaggagtagAGGAAGGTGGAAAAATCCAACATAAAGTATtgagaaaaaaatcagtaaagaaTAGTATAGAAAAATGAGGCTGATATTGATGAGTGCCTGAACAGCACAAAATAAGATACAAGCTATTAAGCAGCTTGCAATCCCTGCATTATCATACAGTTTTGAAACAGAAGACTGGCCTAAAAACAAGAAAGTTCCTCCATGCCCATCAGATAATTTATAAGAACCAGTGCATGCtgagattgcacatccctagaactgaAGGTGGTTCTTATTGAAATTAATTACACCTATAGCTACAGAATAGGCCTTCAGTACTTTATGCTGAATTTTTCTTCCTTCATGCTCCAGTTCTTTTATATTGCAATCTTCAGTCAGGGAGATGTCAATTTTGCTAATTGAGCATCACAAGAACTGTAGAGTTTCAAATCAAGTACAAGTAGTACAGAAGATACCTCTGGAAGGGGATTGATTGCTCTAGGATTAAAGCAAGTTTCATAACCCAGGGAGTTAATGAGAGCACTCAGCGGGTTTAATACCAGACAAAAAAGCAGTTACAGGGAATCACCTTGGAATATTCCTCGCTGGACCTTAATATTGGAGATGACATGTTGTCCATCCTCAAAGTtctggtttctctcctgtgtggattctttcaTGCCTTTTCAGGCTTGATTTCCAACAGAAGCTTTCATCACACTCAGTGCataaaaatggtttctctcctgtgtggatcctttcatggcTTTTCAGATGTGCTTTCAAGCTaaaacttttatcacattcactgcatgtaaatagtttctctcctgtgtgaatcCTTTCATGGAATTTCAGCTCTGATTTAAccctgaagcttttatcacattcattGCATGTAAATTGATTCTCTCCTATGTGGATTCTTTCATGCTTTTTGAGGCTTGATTTccaactgaagcttttatcacattcagtgcatgtaaatggcttctctcctctGTGGATCTTTTCATGGCTTTTCAGATGTGCTTTCAAGCTGAAACATTTATTGCACTCACTGcaagtaaatggtttctctcctgtgtggatcctttcatggaTTTTTAGCTGCGATTTACACCTAAAACTTTTAACACACTCAATGCaaataaatggtttctctcctgtgtggaccCTTTCATGGCTTCTCAGCTCTGAGTTACTCCTGAAGCTTTTATTGCACTCAGTGCATGAAAATGGTTTCACCCCTGTGTGACTCATTTCATGCCTCTTCAATTCGGATTTCAAAAGAAAGTTTTTATCACACTCAATGCATGTAAATAGTTTCTCTtctgtgtggatcctttcatgccttttcagttttaatttacaCCTGAAGCTTTTTTCACACTcattgcatgtaaatggtttctctcctgtgtggatcctttcatggtTTTTCAGCTCTGATTTACTCCtgcagcttttatcacattcactgcatgtaaatggcttatatcctgtgtggatcctttcatggcATTTGAGCTGTGATTTATACCTGAAGCTTTTTTCACACTCCTTGCATGTAAATGTTCTCTCTTCAGTGTGGCTTCTTTCATGGATTTTCAGCTCTGATTTACACTTGAAACTTGCATCCTGCTCATTGCATGTAAATGGATTCTCTCTGGTGTGTATCCTTTCAtgaattttcagtttaaacttcCAACTGAAACTTTTAACACACTTagtgcatttaaatggtttctctactGCATGAATCTTTTCATgctttttcagttcagttttccaactgaagcttttaccacatacagtgcatgtaaatggtctCTCCCCTGTGTGGAACCTTTCATGCAATTTCAGTTTTGATTTTCTACTGAAGCGTTTATCACATTCAGGGCAactaaatggtttctctccagtatggATAATTTCATGTATTTTTAGTACAGGTTTTGAACGGaagcatttatcacattcagtgcatgaaaatggtctctctcctgtgtggatcctttcatgtaTTTTCAAGTAAGATTGGCTAATAAAGCATTTATCACACTCAGAGCATGGAAACTGTTTCTCTCCTGAGTGTATgatttcatgcattttcatttcaGGTTTTGAACGGAAGCTTTTTTCACACTCAGTGCATCTAAATGGTTTatctcctgtgtggatcctttcgTGTATTTTCAAGTATGATTTGCTAATGAAGCTTTTCTCACACACAGTGCATGTAAAAAgtttctctcctgtatggatCCTTTCATGCATTTTCAAGTATGATTTACTAATGAAGcatttatcacactcagtgcatgcaaatggtttCGTTGCCTTGTGTATCCTTTGatgctttttcatttttgatttccAAGTGAAGCTTTTGTCATAGTCGGCACATGGAAATTGCTTTTCTCTTGAGTGGACCTTCTGGTGCATTTTCAGTTGTGATGGATAAATGAAACTTTTGTTACATTCTCTACATGTAAATGATTTCTCTCTGGTATGAATCTTCTGGTGAACTTTTATTACTTTACTTGCACATTCACTGCCTGAATAGAGTCTCATCCCAGCCTGTTCTCTCAGGTGTTGTGTACTTTGCTCACAGGGAGTCACATTCTCAGTGGAGTCTCCTGCCAGGTTTCTCAGCCTTTCCTCTGACTTGCACGGATTCCAGCAGTTTTCCTCCCAGTCACAGCAGGGGCAGGTATCCACTCCATCTTTTTCCAATACAATCTTCGTCACTGCCAGATGTTTAGTGGGTTCCTCAGGATGCGTCTCCTCGTGTTTTCTCTTGGTCTCATCGATCTCTGGATAAGAAAATAAAGGATCGACATTATTTGATGTGAGGGAGACTCACAGTGACAACGGTCAGGGTTTTCTCAACATTAACATAGCTCAGAGGGATCAAGGGTGTAAAGCAGCCACATCACCTCCTTTCTGCAGCATTCTGAGATGAATCAGAGCACAATGCTGGGTCTCAGAGGAGGATAAAGCTGAGGACTGAACATCTCAACACAGTCAGGTGTATAAAGTTCTCAGAATGTTGTTTTATGTAACTCACACATACAAAAACCACTTTGTACACTAACAAACTATATTTAAATAGCCCTGTGATGTCCAGCACTCGGTTGAAATTATTAATGGAGGTCTTCATGCACAGCCAACTGTTAATCTTGAAAATGCAA is from Rhinatrema bivittatum chromosome 2, aRhiBiv1.1, whole genome shotgun sequence and encodes:
- the LOC115083618 gene encoding oocyte zinc finger protein XlCOF6-like, yielding MPAGAAAQVSLTFEDIAVCLSQEEWEYLEEWQKELYKAVMKENYQTLSSLGTGSPTITPEIISRIERGEEPYIREEPGSEEGGAGKSGCSEIDETKRKHEETHPEEPTKHLAVTKIVLEKDGVDTCPCCDWEENCWNPCKSEERLRNLAGDSTENVTPCEQSTQHLREQAGMRLYSGSECASKVIKVHQKIHTREKSFTCRECNKSFIYPSQLKMHQKVHSREKQFPCADYDKSFTWKSKMKKHQRIHKATKPFACTECDKCFISKSYLKMHERIHTGEKLFTCTVCEKSFISKSYLKIHERIHTGDKPFRCTECEKSFRSKPEMKMHEIIHSGEKQFPCSECDKCFISQSYLKIHERIHTGERPFSCTECDKCFRSKPVLKIHEIIHTGEKPFSCPECDKRFSRKSKLKLHERFHTGERPFTCTVCGKSFSWKTELKKHEKIHAVEKPFKCTKCVKSFSWKFKLKIHERIHTRENPFTCNEQDASFKCKSELKIHERSHTEERTFTCKECEKSFRYKSQLKCHERIHTGYKPFTCSECDKSCRSKSELKNHERIHTGEKPFTCNECEKSFRCKLKLKRHERIHTEEKLFTCIECDKNFLLKSELKRHEMSHTGVKPFSCTECNKSFRSNSELRSHERVHTGEKPFICIECVKSFRCKSQLKIHERIHTGEKPFTCSECNKCFSLKAHLKSHEKIHRGEKPFTCTECDKSFSWKSSLKKHERIHIGENQFTCNECDKSFRVKSELKFHERIHTGEKLFTCSECDKSFSLKAHLKSHERIHTGEKPFLCTECDESFCWKSSLKRHERIHTGEKPEL